A genomic stretch from Leptospira licerasiae serovar Varillal str. VAR 010 includes:
- the pth gene encoding aminoacyl-tRNA hydrolase produces the protein MKLIVGLGNPGDKYNNNRANIGFKILDVIANNINVEIKTKKKKSLIGRGDFEGEEVVLLKPQTFSDLSGESVLYIASFLKIQVQDILVIHEDWTLPLGKIVVDKGANGNENPGIKSVIQSLRSPNFIRIRIGIGNDQFDGTNLDGFLKEDFQPLENLSLIQIINDAEAAIRSISLGDIEDVIEKYRL, from the coding sequence ATGAAGCTAATCGTCGGATTGGGTAATCCCGGAGACAAATACAATAATAACCGAGCGAATATCGGCTTCAAAATTTTGGACGTGATCGCCAATAATATCAACGTCGAGATCAAGACTAAAAAGAAAAAGTCTTTGATCGGGCGAGGTGATTTCGAAGGAGAAGAGGTCGTATTATTGAAACCTCAGACCTTCAGCGATCTGTCGGGAGAATCCGTTCTGTACATAGCTTCCTTCCTGAAAATTCAGGTACAGGATATTCTTGTGATCCACGAAGATTGGACCTTACCCTTGGGTAAAATCGTAGTGGATAAGGGAGCTAACGGGAACGAAAATCCAGGGATCAAATCAGTGATCCAATCCTTACGTTCTCCAAACTTTATCCGCATTCGAATTGGGATAGGCAACGACCAATTTGACGGAACTAACCTAGATGGATTTTTGAAGGAAGATTTCCAGCCTTTAGAAAACTTGAGTTTGATCCAGATCATCAACGATGCAGAAGCAGCGATTCGCTCTATCAGTTTGGGCGATATCGAAGACGTGATCGAAAAATACAGACTGTAA
- a CDS encoding helix-turn-helix transcriptional regulator — MNPSTKKLQTKLAVIHLLQENKRMSLEDLSKYSGIDDIKDLKKELGKLYMVGSYPYTPDQFVELDYDGETIGIRMPLSLEQGLVLSVKEWATIRKLFLEEDEKETGPSRKKILRSILDKIHTVLPSAGIPSENELKKDIEDSISEGKSLQIKYRAQGEAEPGSRKVDPWALLSFREDYLIGYCHSRKAPRTFRLDSILQLNKTQENVAEIPDEERKNAIFKLKKFLQGGEGDSNFAEIYHTAEVYFNLHSRLHLERTSVKKQMGDTTYYLSKARIRNQDWFLSVLKGFGPNVILHSPPALKERMTAYWETISSGS, encoded by the coding sequence ATGAATCCAAGTACGAAAAAACTCCAAACCAAGTTGGCAGTGATTCATCTTTTGCAGGAAAACAAAAGGATGAGTTTGGAGGATCTTTCCAAATATTCCGGTATCGACGATATAAAGGATCTTAAAAAAGAACTCGGAAAATTGTACATGGTGGGTTCTTATCCTTATACTCCCGACCAATTTGTGGAATTGGATTACGACGGAGAGACGATCGGCATTCGTATGCCTTTGAGTCTTGAACAAGGTTTGGTCTTAAGTGTTAAAGAATGGGCCACGATCCGAAAACTATTTTTAGAAGAGGACGAAAAAGAAACAGGTCCTTCCCGAAAAAAGATCCTAAGATCTATATTAGATAAAATTCATACAGTTCTTCCTTCTGCAGGAATTCCGAGTGAGAACGAATTAAAAAAAGATATTGAGGATTCCATCTCCGAAGGTAAATCTTTACAGATTAAATACCGTGCTCAAGGAGAGGCAGAACCGGGATCCAGAAAGGTAGATCCTTGGGCATTATTAAGTTTCAGGGAGGATTATCTGATCGGTTATTGCCATTCCAGAAAAGCCCCAAGAACATTTAGATTGGACTCCATTCTCCAATTAAATAAAACCCAGGAGAATGTTGCGGAAATCCCTGACGAAGAAAGAAAGAATGCGATCTTCAAATTAAAAAAATTTCTCCAAGGAGGAGAGGGGGACTCGAATTTTGCAGAGATCTATCATACTGCGGAAGTGTATTTTAATCTACACTCTCGCTTACATTTGGAAAGGACCTCTGTCAAAAAGCAGATGGGGGATACCACATATTATCTTTCTAAAGCAAGGATCAGGAACCAAGATTGGTTCTTGTCAGTTTTAAAAGGTTTTGGTCCAAACGTAATTTTGCATAGTCCTCCCGCATTAAAGGAAAGAATGACTGCTTATTGGGAGACTATTTCTTCCGGTTCTTGA
- a CDS encoding sugar phosphate nucleotidyltransferase produces MDAKKEAVAVVLAAGKGTRMKTELPKVAVPLNGKPLLNHVIDHLKEAGINDIVIVVGYKKEEVQALCAGISGIRFAEQKEQLGTAHAVLSAEEFVKSHKGPILVACGDVPMITGDTFGSLVSTHVQNGFSATLLSAKVDVPTGYGRIVRNSSGEVTAIVEEKDADAEQKKINEINTGTYVFSSEILFESLRKIGNSNAQGEYYLPDLVELYKKEGKKLGAVILKNSGESQGVNSPADLENLAAVLNGAVAK; encoded by the coding sequence ATGGACGCCAAAAAGGAAGCAGTCGCCGTAGTATTAGCTGCGGGAAAGGGAACCCGCATGAAGACGGAGCTCCCAAAGGTGGCTGTTCCTTTAAATGGAAAGCCTCTTTTAAACCATGTTATTGATCACCTCAAAGAAGCAGGTATCAATGACATAGTCATAGTTGTAGGCTATAAAAAAGAAGAAGTCCAAGCTCTTTGTGCAGGAATTTCAGGCATTCGTTTCGCCGAACAAAAAGAGCAATTAGGCACAGCTCACGCAGTATTAAGTGCCGAAGAATTTGTTAAGTCCCATAAAGGCCCTATTCTTGTAGCTTGTGGTGATGTTCCAATGATCACTGGGGACACATTCGGTTCTCTCGTTTCTACTCATGTCCAAAATGGATTCTCCGCTACTCTTCTTTCCGCTAAGGTGGATGTTCCTACCGGTTACGGAAGGATCGTTCGTAATTCTTCCGGAGAAGTAACCGCAATCGTAGAAGAAAAAGACGCAGATGCGGAACAGAAAAAAATAAACGAGATCAACACCGGAACTTATGTTTTCAGTTCTGAAATTCTTTTCGAATCTCTTAGAAAAATAGGAAACAGCAACGCTCAGGGAGAATATTATCTTCCTGATCTAGTAGAGTTGTATAAAAAAGAAGGAAAAAAGTTGGGCGCAGTAATTCTTAAAAACAGCGGAGAAAGCCAAGGCGTAAATTCTCCTGCAGATCTGGAAAACTTAGCGGCAGTTTTAAATGGAGCGGTTGCAAAATGA
- a CDS encoding 50S ribosomal protein L25/general stress protein Ctc: protein MSHKLAVKKRTETGKNVNNRLRADGQVPINIIGGGNAASGSVNEKELEKLVHSGIRQSTLIELEVEGEGVQKVFVKEVQRFPEIDRIRHVDFYKVEPGKKIVTKIGIRTEGTAKGSKMGGQFDHLIHEIRVKTVPEDLVETLVLDVTDLDVGDFIKVSNLKVPASWEILVNGDPIVAAVLKTKALLAQERAEAKEAAGAKPGKKGK, encoded by the coding sequence ATGAGCCACAAATTAGCTGTTAAAAAAAGGACTGAAACCGGCAAGAACGTAAACAATCGTCTTCGTGCCGACGGACAAGTTCCTATTAACATTATCGGAGGCGGAAATGCCGCATCCGGTTCCGTAAACGAGAAAGAACTTGAAAAACTAGTTCATTCCGGTATCCGCCAATCCACTCTGATCGAGTTGGAAGTTGAGGGAGAAGGAGTCCAAAAGGTTTTCGTAAAAGAAGTACAACGTTTTCCTGAGATCGACAGGATCCGCCACGTAGACTTCTACAAAGTAGAGCCTGGTAAAAAGATCGTTACTAAGATCGGAATTCGCACCGAAGGGACTGCGAAAGGTTCTAAGATGGGAGGCCAGTTCGACCATTTGATCCACGAGATCCGTGTGAAAACTGTTCCTGAGGATCTGGTTGAGACTCTTGTTTTAGATGTAACCGATCTAGATGTAGGCGATTTTATCAAAGTTAGTAATTTAAAAGTTCCTGCAAGTTGGGAAATTTTGGTTAACGGAGATCCGATCGTAGCAGCAGTTCTGAAAACCAAAGCTTTACTTGCTCAAGAAAGAGCGGAAGCTAAGGAAGCTGCTGGAGCAAAACCAGGTAAAAAAGGGAAATAA
- the ftsH gene encoding ATP-dependent zinc metalloprotease FtsH: MNNNNKGLRLLILFILVILGLALLVPQIQTALGKPRILPFSQFMNMVEPEASSKPKGKLVKTTDSNFPGCDKLILEGDMIKGCYEPFEEGAAKAPVRFETRIAPIDKEFLSSLRKTNIDLEVVPSENGHGFGMLSSFLLIAVIGIFVFYFFIMRQVQSTGNKAFSFGKSKAKMTVDPKVKVSFADVAGCEEAKTELVEIIEFLKDPKKFQAMGARIPTGVLLVGPPGTGKTLLARAVAGEAGVPFFSISGSDFVEMFVGVGASRVRDLFEQGKKNSPCIIFIDEIDAVGRLRGAGWGGGHDEREQTLNQMLVEMDGFEKNEGVIVMAATNRADVLDPALLRPGRFDRQVMVDLPDLVGREQILKVHSRKVPLTSDISLNSIARGTPGFTGADLSNLINEAALLAARKNKKRVTQEELEEARDKVMMGPERRSFFISEKEKEVIAYHEAGHAILGTLLAYTEPVHKVTIIPRGRALGLTQSLPTEDKHIHTKAYWLDQIVVCMGGFIAEEYKFKMTSTGSSNDIQQATNIARRMVCDWGMSEKLGTINYGSGHESPFLGRDMGQSNKAYSEEFAAMIDKEIRNIVQTCLDKGRELVRKNSTKFENLAKALLAKETVSHDELMAIVHPSHEETKKKAERSSKKEKSGEIPNKPAYSTGIE; the protein is encoded by the coding sequence ATGAATAACAATAATAAAGGTCTTAGATTACTTATCCTTTTTATCTTAGTAATCCTAGGATTAGCACTTCTAGTACCGCAGATCCAAACTGCTCTGGGAAAACCTAGAATATTACCGTTCTCCCAATTTATGAACATGGTAGAACCGGAAGCTTCTTCCAAACCGAAAGGTAAACTGGTTAAGACAACTGATTCCAATTTTCCCGGTTGCGACAAGCTGATCCTGGAAGGGGACATGATCAAAGGTTGTTACGAACCATTTGAAGAAGGAGCAGCAAAGGCACCTGTCCGCTTTGAGACCAGGATTGCTCCTATAGACAAAGAATTCCTTTCTTCCTTAAGAAAAACGAATATCGATCTGGAAGTAGTTCCTTCAGAGAACGGACATGGATTCGGAATGTTAAGTTCCTTCCTTCTGATCGCTGTGATCGGTATTTTCGTATTTTACTTTTTTATTATGCGCCAAGTCCAGTCTACAGGTAATAAGGCTTTTTCTTTCGGAAAATCCAAAGCCAAGATGACTGTGGATCCAAAGGTTAAGGTAAGTTTTGCGGACGTTGCGGGATGCGAAGAAGCCAAAACCGAATTGGTAGAAATTATAGAGTTCTTAAAAGATCCTAAAAAATTCCAAGCAATGGGTGCAAGGATCCCTACCGGAGTTCTTTTAGTAGGTCCTCCAGGAACAGGTAAGACCTTGCTTGCTAGAGCCGTTGCTGGAGAAGCAGGCGTACCATTCTTCAGCATCTCCGGTTCCGATTTCGTAGAAATGTTTGTGGGTGTGGGAGCTTCTCGTGTTCGCGACTTGTTCGAACAAGGTAAGAAAAACTCTCCATGTATCATCTTTATCGACGAGATCGATGCAGTCGGAAGATTGAGAGGAGCCGGATGGGGCGGCGGTCACGACGAAAGAGAACAGACCCTGAACCAGATGCTCGTTGAGATGGACGGTTTCGAGAAAAACGAAGGTGTGATCGTAATGGCAGCTACAAACCGTGCTGACGTTTTAGATCCTGCGTTACTCAGACCTGGTCGTTTCGACCGCCAAGTAATGGTAGATCTTCCTGATTTAGTGGGAAGAGAGCAGATCCTGAAAGTGCATTCTAGAAAAGTGCCTTTAACCAGCGATATCTCTTTGAATTCTATAGCGAGAGGAACCCCTGGATTTACAGGTGCGGATCTTTCTAACCTGATCAATGAGGCAGCTCTACTTGCTGCACGTAAGAATAAAAAACGTGTAACTCAAGAAGAATTGGAAGAGGCTCGCGACAAAGTGATGATGGGTCCTGAGCGTAGATCCTTCTTCATTTCCGAAAAGGAAAAAGAAGTGATTGCGTATCATGAAGCAGGTCACGCGATCTTAGGAACACTTTTGGCTTACACGGAGCCTGTTCACAAAGTGACTATCATTCCAAGAGGAAGAGCGTTAGGGCTTACTCAGTCTCTCCCTACGGAAGACAAACATATTCATACTAAAGCATATTGGTTGGATCAGATCGTAGTTTGTATGGGTGGGTTCATCGCGGAAGAGTATAAGTTTAAAATGACTTCCACCGGTTCCAGCAATGATATCCAACAAGCTACCAATATCGCAAGAAGAATGGTCTGCGATTGGGGAATGTCCGAAAAACTGGGTACGATCAATTACGGAAGCGGTCACGAGAGTCCTTTCTTAGGAAGGGATATGGGTCAGAGCAATAAGGCTTATAGCGAAGAATTTGCCGCAATGATCGACAAAGAGATTCGCAATATCGTGCAAACCTGTCTGGACAAAGGCCGTGAGTTGGTCCGTAAAAACTCTACCAAGTTCGAGAATTTGGCAAAAGCGCTTCTTGCAAAGGAAACTGTTTCTCACGACGAGTTGATGGCGATCGTTCATCCTTCTCACGAAGAAACTAAAAAGAAAGCAGAACGTTCTAGCAAAAAGGAAAAGTCGGGAGAAATTCCTAACAAACCTGCATATTCTACCGGCATTGAATGA
- a CDS encoding LA_3751/LA_3752 family putative glycosyltransferase, which produces MSFPGGKFHSKWTKLTFCFLFVLPLLYPFLLKPGEQLYSDHLGKFILGESVGRNGFLSGNLVLPSRSLDPEGNYCPTECIRIGQELISPFPAALGYVYAIFLPWSGIVGVYVAVTILVLLSFLFLSILWDWDPIYLGVLVLASPFLINGYFFPDVGIASFLYIGGSFLFLRSGASSSWFRFVGSGFICASAAWFRIESIVFPLSFIFFLSVSKFSNIEERKKIYGYYFGFLIGVGLLLGIQYLLYGHPLGPRFSFNQPTMFLLPWKKWKIFTGLLIANPNRIGFFGYTPAFLIVLFFSVYYIFFKKNPFKRSVASEISNRDLFVYSGLVAFLALVISAPNDGIIDFGSRYLHLSLPAFAGMFLILVGNIQEKFRKIGKIVLFAILFYSVYISFSYTQILGKYGRKTTKMNSIYLEQKPDLVVVQIRTYSQILGKYFFQTPSVWLMRESHIKNFFSKNDPEQFKKILFVQTKASILESLNDADPFLKNKYYESITQSLGPDFQKVWSENKEDVLIFSMERKGKIRE; this is translated from the coding sequence ATGAGTTTCCCGGGCGGAAAGTTTCACTCTAAATGGACAAAACTTACGTTTTGTTTTCTATTCGTTCTTCCTCTTTTGTATCCATTCCTATTGAAACCAGGCGAACAATTATACTCCGACCATTTGGGGAAATTTATATTGGGAGAGTCCGTCGGTAGGAACGGGTTTCTTTCCGGCAATTTGGTTTTGCCGTCCAGAAGTTTAGACCCGGAAGGAAATTATTGCCCAACAGAATGTATTCGAATCGGGCAAGAATTGATCAGTCCATTCCCGGCCGCTTTGGGTTATGTATATGCGATTTTTCTTCCTTGGAGTGGAATTGTGGGCGTGTATGTCGCAGTTACAATTTTGGTCCTTTTGTCTTTTTTATTTCTTTCTATCTTATGGGATTGGGATCCGATCTACTTGGGAGTTTTGGTTTTAGCTTCTCCTTTTTTGATAAACGGATATTTTTTTCCGGACGTAGGTATCGCTTCCTTTTTGTATATTGGGGGAAGTTTCTTATTTTTAAGATCGGGCGCTTCTTCTTCCTGGTTTAGGTTTGTGGGTTCCGGTTTTATCTGCGCTTCAGCAGCCTGGTTTAGGATTGAAAGTATCGTATTTCCGTTGTCCTTCATCTTTTTCTTAAGTGTATCCAAGTTTTCTAATATAGAAGAAAGAAAAAAGATCTACGGGTATTACTTTGGATTTTTGATTGGGGTAGGACTTTTGCTCGGGATACAATATCTTTTATACGGGCATCCGTTGGGTCCAAGATTTTCTTTTAATCAGCCGACAATGTTTTTGCTGCCTTGGAAGAAGTGGAAAATTTTCACAGGACTTCTGATCGCAAATCCGAATCGGATCGGTTTTTTCGGCTATACTCCTGCATTCTTGATCGTTCTGTTTTTCTCCGTATATTATATTTTCTTTAAAAAGAATCCTTTTAAAAGAAGTGTCGCATCGGAGATCTCGAATAGGGATCTGTTCGTTTATTCCGGCTTGGTCGCATTTTTAGCGCTTGTGATCTCCGCACCAAATGATGGAATTATAGATTTCGGTTCCAGATATCTTCATTTGAGTCTTCCCGCTTTTGCAGGGATGTTTTTGATCTTGGTCGGAAATATACAGGAGAAGTTCCGTAAGATCGGTAAAATTGTTCTGTTTGCGATCCTTTTCTATTCCGTTTATATCAGTTTTTCTTATACCCAGATCTTGGGAAAATACGGAAGAAAAACCACTAAAATGAACTCGATCTATTTGGAACAAAAACCCGATTTAGTTGTGGTTCAGATCAGAACGTATTCCCAAATTTTAGGTAAATACTTTTTTCAAACTCCTTCCGTTTGGTTGATGAGAGAAAGTCATATTAAAAATTTTTTCTCTAAGAATGATCCGGAGCAGTTTAAAAAAATATTATTCGTTCAAACAAAAGCTTCTATCCTGGAAAGTTTGAACGATGCCGATCCATTTTTGAAAAATAAATATTATGAGAGTATTACTCAAAGTTTAGGTCCAGATTTCCAAAAAGTTTGGTCTGAAAATAAGGAAGATGTTTTGATCTTTTCTATGGAAAGAAAAGGTAAAATCAGGGAATGA
- a CDS encoding EVE domain-containing protein, which translates to MKFWLFKTEPDVFSIDTLASSPGKTAPWEGVRGYGARNYLRDEIKKKDLILFYHSSCKPPHVAGLAEVVKEGYPDHFAFDKKHKYYDPKSDPQKPTWFMVDVKFKEKFSRPISLEELRSHGQLKGMVLLQPGGRLSIQPVSEEHFHYICKLAGAKSLPG; encoded by the coding sequence ATGAAATTTTGGCTTTTTAAGACCGAGCCTGACGTTTTTTCCATAGATACCTTGGCTTCTTCTCCCGGCAAAACAGCGCCGTGGGAGGGAGTCAGAGGATATGGCGCGAGAAATTACCTTAGGGATGAGATCAAAAAAAAGGATCTCATCCTTTTCTACCATAGCAGTTGTAAACCTCCTCATGTAGCAGGACTTGCGGAAGTAGTCAAAGAAGGTTATCCGGATCATTTCGCTTTCGATAAGAAACATAAGTATTATGATCCCAAAAGTGATCCCCAAAAACCGACCTGGTTCATGGTGGATGTGAAATTTAAGGAAAAATTTTCTCGCCCAATTTCGCTAGAAGAATTAAGATCCCACGGGCAACTAAAAGGAATGGTCCTTTTGCAGCCGGGGGGGAGACTTTCGATCCAACCGGTTAGCGAAGAACATTTTCATTATATTTGTAAATTGGCCGGGGCAAAAAGTCTTCCCGGTTAG
- a CDS encoding 4-(cytidine 5'-diphospho)-2-C-methyl-D-erythritol kinase has translation MLSPAKINLGLEIPYKRPDGFHEIRSVFLRLNWGDDIQIEPISSGSFELVSNNQIILEKRHLYDEVSEKGDLSKNILFKTFSKIRAHYRELPGVRIYLTKKIPPAAGLGGGSTNAASLFSFYFGLSPEFNSDDIFKLAAEIGADVPFFLSESHCLVSGKGEILKEIQVHPGQGILALTPQVLSTAEMYAGLKKPLQADPPSKRWISLGNDVEFSLKEGNWAALREKLVNDFEPLAFQKFPQLGKLKESFLANGASYSSLTGSGSCIYGLVQGLEIREELLAKMQTEFPDLTFVSFNY, from the coding sequence TTGCTTTCTCCCGCAAAGATCAACTTAGGATTAGAGATCCCTTACAAAAGGCCTGACGGATTTCATGAAATTCGAAGCGTATTCTTACGTTTGAATTGGGGAGATGATATTCAGATAGAGCCGATCTCCTCCGGATCTTTCGAATTGGTTTCTAATAACCAGATCATTTTAGAAAAGAGGCATTTATACGACGAAGTTTCGGAGAAAGGAGACCTAAGTAAGAATATTCTTTTCAAAACATTCTCCAAGATCCGTGCTCATTATAGAGAGCTTCCTGGCGTGAGGATCTATCTTACTAAAAAAATCCCACCGGCTGCAGGACTTGGAGGTGGATCCACAAACGCCGCTTCCCTTTTCTCTTTTTATTTCGGTTTAAGTCCCGAGTTTAATTCGGATGATATTTTTAAACTGGCAGCCGAGATCGGAGCCGATGTTCCTTTCTTCTTGTCCGAAAGTCATTGTTTGGTGTCAGGAAAAGGTGAGATCCTGAAAGAAATACAAGTGCATCCAGGGCAGGGAATTCTGGCTTTAACTCCTCAGGTACTCTCGACTGCCGAAATGTACGCAGGTCTCAAAAAGCCTTTACAAGCCGACCCTCCCTCGAAAAGATGGATTTCTCTAGGCAATGACGTCGAGTTTTCTTTAAAAGAAGGAAATTGGGCGGCTTTGAGAGAAAAGCTCGTAAACGACTTCGAGCCTCTTGCCTTCCAAAAGTTTCCCCAACTAGGGAAATTAAAGGAAAGTTTTTTGGCGAATGGAGCTAGTTACTCCTCCTTAACCGGATCAGGATCTTGTATCTATGGTTTGGTGCAAGGATTGGAGATACGGGAAGAGCTGTTAGCCAAAATGCAAACGGAATTTCCCGACCTTACGTTTGTAAGCTTTAATTATTAA
- a CDS encoding ribose-phosphate diphosphokinase: MSGSNIAVFSGSSNRTIANEICQELGIEPGKINLRKFSDGEIAVKIEENVRGRDVFVIQSTSAPANDNLMELLLIMDALRRASAKSISVVVPYYGYGRQDRKAEPRVPISARVVADLIETLGPTRVIVMDLHADQIQGFFKVPVDNLHFNPVLVEYILSKKFDDLVIVSPDSGGAERARSFGKKVNATLAIIDKRRPKANVSEVMNVIGEIEGKNCILLDDMIDTAGTICKAADALLKNGAKSVYCAATHGVLSGEAIDRLNSTPFTEVVLSNTIEIPESKRITKLKTLSVAPLFAAAIQRISTNQSVSDLFI; the protein is encoded by the coding sequence ATGAGCGGCTCTAACATTGCGGTTTTTTCAGGATCTTCCAATCGTACGATTGCAAATGAGATTTGCCAGGAACTCGGGATCGAGCCGGGCAAGATCAACCTTCGAAAATTTTCCGACGGAGAGATCGCGGTTAAAATAGAAGAGAACGTTCGAGGAAGAGACGTATTCGTTATCCAATCCACTTCCGCTCCTGCAAACGACAACTTGATGGAATTACTTTTGATCATGGACGCCTTAAGACGTGCTTCCGCAAAAAGTATTTCAGTGGTTGTTCCTTATTACGGTTACGGACGCCAAGATAGAAAAGCGGAACCTAGAGTCCCAATTTCCGCAAGAGTTGTCGCGGATCTGATCGAAACTTTAGGGCCGACAAGAGTGATCGTGATGGATCTTCATGCGGACCAGATACAAGGTTTCTTTAAAGTCCCTGTGGATAATTTACATTTCAATCCCGTACTGGTAGAATACATTTTAAGCAAGAAGTTCGATGACCTAGTCATCGTTTCTCCGGATTCTGGCGGTGCGGAAAGAGCCAGATCTTTCGGTAAAAAAGTGAACGCAACTTTAGCGATCATAGACAAGAGAAGACCGAAGGCAAACGTTTCCGAAGTGATGAACGTGATCGGAGAGATAGAAGGTAAAAATTGTATCCTTCTGGACGATATGATCGATACTGCTGGGACAATCTGCAAAGCAGCTGACGCACTCTTAAAGAACGGAGCCAAGTCGGTATATTGCGCAGCTACTCACGGAGTACTTTCCGGAGAAGCTATAGATCGTTTGAACTCAACTCCTTTCACCGAGGTCGTATTGTCTAATACGATCGAGATTCCGGAGTCCAAAAGAATCACTAAGTTAAAAACTCTTTCCGTAGCTCCGTTATTCGCAGCTGCGATCCAGAGAATATCGACCAATCAATCGGTCAGCGACCTATTTATATAA
- a CDS encoding polymer-forming cytoskeletal protein, which translates to MKPILKLVAAVLFLSAGLSSLQAGDLRKNGSLIGSIDSNGDVRLNGSLVGRFESGGDVRKNGSLIGRIDSNGDIRMNGSLVGSIDSSGDIRKNGSLIGRIDSNGDVRKNGSLIGSAVGIPRAQAAGFFFFFFLNE; encoded by the coding sequence ATGAAACCAATTTTGAAACTAGTAGCTGCGGTCCTCTTTTTGAGCGCAGGCTTGAGTTCTCTGCAAGCAGGTGATCTGAGAAAGAACGGCTCTCTTATCGGAAGTATCGACTCCAATGGGGATGTAAGACTGAACGGGTCTCTCGTGGGAAGATTCGAATCCGGCGGGGATGTTCGGAAAAATGGAAGCCTGATCGGCAGAATAGACTCCAACGGAGATATTCGAATGAACGGATCACTAGTCGGATCGATTGATTCCAGCGGAGATATACGCAAGAACGGAAGTCTGATCGGACGCATTGATAGCAATGGAGACGTACGAAAAAATGGTTCCTTGATCGGAAGTGCAGTGGGAATTCCAAGAGCGCAAGCGGCAGGATTCTTTTTCTTCTTCTTTTTGAACGAGTAA